A genomic segment from Chitinophaga niabensis encodes:
- the glpK gene encoding glycerol kinase GlpK, with product MNGQKKYILSLDLGSSAAGAVLFSREGKVIRQVQKEYEKYYPQPGWIEVDPNEIWFTMLSAIEELIASAGISAEEIAGIGIASQRETTVLWDRISGEPVYNAIAWQDRRTSKLCDEFRYQGFSGLIRQKTGLILDAYFSASKITWILDHIKDARIRAEQGQLAFGTIDAWLVWKLTAGKKHVTDVTNASRTMLFNIHTLQWDEELLRLFNIPHKLLPDTCSNSEVIAYTESSILNAAIPIAAMAGDQQAALFGQMCLEPGMVKNTYGSGCFALMNIGSHPIISDNHLLTTIAWRIGGEVTYALEGSVFGGSSVFRWIRDGLGLIESTAEIEALAQTEPDNGGVLFVPALSGLGTPYWDPYARGMIIGITRGTSSGHIARAALEGVALGIADALEAMEKDSGRAITELRVDGTSATYDFFMQMQTDILQYPVMRPQVMPSGATGVAYLAGLATNFWTLQQIREQYTVARTFSPNPPVEGQSVLREKWQKAIARVKNWDF from the coding sequence ATGAACGGTCAAAAGAAATATATCCTCTCCCTTGATCTGGGCTCGAGCGCTGCCGGGGCTGTGCTGTTTTCCCGGGAAGGAAAGGTGATCAGGCAGGTGCAGAAGGAATACGAAAAGTATTATCCCCAGCCCGGCTGGATAGAGGTAGACCCAAACGAGATCTGGTTTACCATGTTGTCCGCCATTGAAGAACTTATTGCCAGTGCCGGCATATCAGCTGAAGAAATTGCCGGTATAGGCATTGCCAGCCAGCGGGAAACAACCGTACTCTGGGACCGTATCTCCGGGGAGCCGGTGTATAATGCCATTGCCTGGCAGGACAGGCGCACTTCCAAACTCTGCGACGAATTCCGCTACCAGGGCTTCTCCGGCCTCATCCGCCAGAAAACCGGGCTGATCCTCGATGCTTATTTCTCCGCCAGTAAGATCACCTGGATCCTGGACCATATCAAGGATGCCCGCATCCGGGCAGAGCAGGGCCAGCTGGCTTTTGGAACGATAGATGCCTGGCTGGTATGGAAACTTACCGCCGGCAAAAAGCATGTAACCGATGTTACCAATGCTTCCCGTACCATGCTTTTCAATATTCATACCCTGCAATGGGATGAAGAATTACTCCGCCTCTTTAATATTCCACATAAACTTTTACCAGATACCTGTTCCAACAGCGAGGTGATCGCTTATACAGAAAGCTCTATCCTGAACGCTGCCATTCCCATCGCGGCTATGGCAGGAGACCAGCAGGCCGCATTGTTCGGGCAGATGTGCCTGGAACCGGGTATGGTTAAAAATACCTACGGCAGCGGATGTTTTGCACTGATGAACATCGGTTCCCATCCCATTATTTCCGACAATCACCTGCTCACCACCATTGCCTGGCGGATCGGCGGGGAAGTTACCTATGCGCTGGAAGGCAGCGTATTTGGCGGCAGTTCTGTATTCCGCTGGATCAGGGATGGTCTTGGCCTCATTGAATCCACCGCAGAGATAGAAGCGCTGGCGCAGACCGAACCGGATAATGGCGGGGTACTTTTTGTTCCGGCCCTTTCCGGGCTGGGCACACCATACTGGGACCCTTACGCCCGTGGCATGATCATCGGTATCACCCGGGGTACTTCCTCCGGCCACATTGCCCGTGCCGCGCTCGAAGGAGTAGCCCTTGGCATTGCCGATGCGCTGGAGGCCATGGAAAAAGACAGCGGCCGCGCCATTACCGAATTACGGGTAGACGGTACCTCCGCTACTTACGATTTCTTTATGCAGATGCAAACCGATATCCTGCAATACCCGGTCATGCGGCCGCAGGTAATGCCCTCCGGAGCTACCGGTGTTGCTTACCTGGCAGGCCTCGCTACCAATTTCTGGACCCTGCAGCAGATCCGGGAACAGTATACCGTAGCCAGGACCTTTTCGCCCAATCCACCTGTGGAAGGGCAATCAGTACTGCGGGAGAAATGGCAGAAGGCTATCGCAAGGGTGAAGAACTGGGACTTTTAG
- a CDS encoding nitroreductase family protein, translating into MAYKDIEHVITHRRTVKPANMNGKKIDDAIVQELLQLADWAPTHGHTEPWYFMVYAGEKAQAFAADHAEMYKSFTPAAQYIQGNYEKLKTQADLASHVVAICMKRGNNPKIPEIEEIAAVSCAVENIWLGATAQQIAAYWGSGGMTYHPAMQDYLGLGDDDKVLGFLYLGYSEEAPRTGRRVKPLEEKVKWM; encoded by the coding sequence ATGGCATATAAGGACATTGAGCATGTGATCACACATCGCCGGACAGTGAAGCCGGCCAATATGAACGGGAAAAAGATAGACGATGCCATTGTGCAGGAATTACTGCAACTGGCAGACTGGGCGCCAACGCACGGCCATACAGAACCCTGGTATTTTATGGTATATGCCGGTGAAAAGGCGCAGGCCTTTGCGGCAGACCATGCAGAGATGTATAAATCATTCACGCCTGCTGCCCAGTATATCCAGGGGAATTATGAGAAGCTGAAAACACAGGCAGACCTGGCTTCGCATGTGGTTGCCATTTGTATGAAGCGGGGCAACAATCCAAAGATCCCTGAAATAGAAGAGATAGCGGCGGTATCCTGTGCGGTGGAAAATATCTGGCTCGGTGCTACTGCACAGCAGATAGCTGCTTACTGGGGTTCAGGTGGTATGACCTATCACCCTGCCATGCAGGATTACCTGGGTTTGGGAGATGATGATAAAGTACTGGGATTCCTTTACCTCGGGTATTCCGAGGAGGCTCCACGCACCGGGCGGCGCGTGAAGCCCCTGGAAGAAAAAGTGAAGTGGATGTAG
- the rdgB gene encoding RdgB/HAM1 family non-canonical purine NTP pyrophosphatase: MTLVFATNNENKVKEIRSMLGDAFAIITLQEAGIDIDIPEPHDTLEANAREKSETIYKLTGKNSFSEDTGMEVDALNGEPGVLSARYAGEQKNAADNVAKVLHLLEGQTNRKARFRTVISLIIDGTEHQFEGIAEGNILPAARGSKGFGYDPIFQPTGSDRAFAEMELTEKNEYSHRAKAFKKLIAFLQTQ; the protein is encoded by the coding sequence ATGACCTTAGTATTTGCTACCAATAACGAGAACAAAGTAAAAGAGATCCGTTCCATGCTGGGAGACGCTTTTGCGATCATCACCCTGCAGGAAGCAGGTATAGATATAGATATCCCGGAACCCCATGATACGCTGGAAGCGAATGCCCGGGAAAAATCGGAAACCATCTATAAGCTGACGGGCAAAAATTCTTTCTCTGAAGACACGGGCATGGAAGTGGATGCCCTTAACGGGGAACCGGGAGTACTCTCTGCCCGTTATGCCGGAGAACAAAAGAACGCTGCAGACAATGTGGCCAAAGTACTGCATCTGCTGGAGGGTCAGACCAACAGGAAAGCCCGCTTCAGAACAGTTATTTCCCTGATCATAGATGGAACAGAACACCAGTTCGAAGGTATCGCTGAAGGGAACATCCTCCCGGCCGCAAGGGGCAGCAAGGGTTTTGGGTATGATCCTATCTTTCAGCCCACAGGCAGCGATAGGGCCTTCGCTGAAATGGAACTTACAGAAAAGAACGAATACAGCCACCGCGCAAAAGCTTTTAAGAAGCTGATCGCATTCCTCCAAACACAATAG
- a CDS encoding glycoside hydrolase family 125 protein: MSRRKFLRQSALLSSAVILRPALSWAGQKEFPVVRIPAAQRKFRSEAVEKAIAAVKSKSTNAELSWLFENCFPNTLDTTVEYKMKDGRPDTYVITGDIDAMWLRDSTAQVSPYLPLVKEDEQLRHLIAGVINHQVKCVLKDPYANAFYGDETKQGEWKSDLTDMKPGIHERKWEIDSLCYPIRLAYQYWKITGDASPFDATWKQSIELTLKTFKEQQRKDGPGPYHFQRTTSWATDGVPLGGYGYPVKPVGLICSVFRPSDDATIWPFLVPSNFFAVVSLRQAAEMVLAFHKDANLANACRTLATEVENALQKYAIVTHPQFGKVYAFEVNGFGSFNLMDDANVPSLLALPYLGAIKPNDPVYINTRKMILSSENPFFFSGKAGKGIGSPHTGLNKIWPISLVIQGLTSNNEAEIKQCLQTLQQCHAGKGFMHESFDKDDPAKFSRSWFAWANTIFGEFIWKVYKERPHLLK; encoded by the coding sequence ATGAGCAGAAGAAAGTTCCTACGTCAATCCGCGTTATTATCATCCGCCGTTATTTTACGCCCTGCACTTTCCTGGGCCGGCCAGAAAGAATTCCCCGTTGTACGCATCCCCGCAGCACAGCGTAAGTTCCGCAGTGAAGCTGTGGAGAAGGCGATAGCTGCTGTAAAAAGCAAAAGTACCAACGCTGAACTATCCTGGCTTTTTGAGAATTGCTTCCCTAATACGCTGGACACTACAGTAGAATATAAAATGAAAGATGGCCGCCCGGACACTTACGTGATCACCGGGGATATTGATGCCATGTGGCTGAGGGACAGTACCGCACAGGTATCTCCCTATCTTCCCCTGGTAAAAGAAGATGAGCAGCTGCGCCACCTTATTGCCGGGGTGATCAACCACCAGGTGAAATGTGTGCTGAAAGACCCTTACGCCAATGCGTTCTATGGAGATGAAACAAAACAGGGGGAATGGAAGAGTGACCTCACAGATATGAAGCCTGGTATCCATGAGCGTAAATGGGAAATAGATTCCTTGTGTTATCCTATCCGCCTGGCTTACCAGTATTGGAAAATAACAGGAGATGCTTCTCCCTTTGATGCCACCTGGAAGCAATCCATAGAGCTGACGCTGAAAACATTTAAGGAGCAGCAACGCAAGGATGGTCCCGGTCCTTATCATTTCCAGCGGACCACTTCCTGGGCAACAGATGGTGTACCCTTAGGTGGTTACGGTTATCCCGTTAAACCCGTAGGGCTGATCTGTTCTGTTTTCCGCCCTAGTGACGACGCTACTATCTGGCCCTTCCTTGTTCCTTCCAACTTCTTTGCTGTGGTGAGTTTAAGACAGGCAGCAGAAATGGTGCTGGCTTTCCATAAAGATGCCAACCTGGCCAATGCCTGCCGTACGCTGGCTACAGAAGTGGAAAATGCGCTGCAGAAATATGCCATCGTTACACATCCGCAGTTCGGCAAAGTATATGCTTTTGAAGTGAACGGTTTCGGCAGCTTCAACCTCATGGACGATGCGAATGTGCCCAGCCTCCTTGCACTGCCTTACCTGGGTGCAATAAAACCGAATGATCCGGTTTATATCAATACACGGAAAATGATCCTCTCTTCAGAAAACCCCTTCTTTTTCTCAGGAAAAGCCGGGAAGGGAATTGGTAGTCCGCATACGGGCCTGAATAAGATCTGGCCGATCAGTTTAGTGATCCAGGGCCTGACCAGTAACAACGAAGCTGAGATCAAACAATGCCTGCAGACATTACAGCAATGCCACGCAGGCAAAGGCTTTATGCATGAATCATTCGACAAGGATGATCCGGCTAAGTTCAGCCGCTCCTGGTTTGCATGGGCCAACACCATCTTCGGGGAATTCATCTGGAAGGTGTATAAGGAAAGACCTCATTTGTTGAAATAG
- a CDS encoding PadR family transcriptional regulator has translation MESKQNAYFITRWQSQIKKGLFEYIIMLLLQKKERYGYELISEIKKLADMDIAEGTIYPLLSRLKKEKLVESRWVEMDEGVPRKYYQLTDLGNEYLEAMYLYLGELMQAIGDLKKL, from the coding sequence ATGGAGAGTAAGCAAAATGCCTATTTCATCACCCGGTGGCAATCCCAGATAAAAAAAGGACTGTTTGAATACATCATTATGCTCCTGCTGCAAAAGAAGGAGCGTTACGGGTATGAATTGATCAGCGAGATCAAAAAGCTGGCTGATATGGATATTGCTGAAGGTACTATCTATCCGTTGCTAAGCAGGTTGAAGAAAGAGAAACTCGTGGAATCACGCTGGGTGGAAATGGATGAAGGTGTTCCCCGTAAATATTACCAGCTCACCGATCTGGGGAATGAATACCTGGAAGCGATGTATCTGTACCTTGGTGAACTCATGCAGGCTATTGGAGACCTGAAAAAGCTATAA
- a CDS encoding dihydrodipicolinate synthase family protein yields MEKVKGLIAAAFTPMHENGSVNHALIQPLVDKLVADGLTGVFVCGSNGEGPNMTTTERMAVAESFVKAAQKRLLIFVHVGHSSIAEARALAAHAQEIGADAISAVAAFYFKPVNVQNLSDSMAEIASAAPQLPFYYYHIPHLTGVGMDMIEFLKIAGPVIPNLAGIKYTATTLHEYQACLNFENGKFDILYGLDEMLLPALAIGAQGAIGSTYTFAAPLYLQTIAAFRNGDIAKAQVSHAYMVEVIRILVKYPPIPGQKAIMHMLGWNLGPCRLPLTTLDAAAYDKFHEQLSALSFFEKAPAKKLKELK; encoded by the coding sequence ATGGAAAAGGTAAAAGGATTAATTGCTGCGGCATTTACACCCATGCATGAAAACGGATCTGTAAACCATGCCCTCATCCAGCCCCTTGTGGATAAACTGGTAGCAGATGGTTTAACAGGAGTATTTGTATGCGGCAGTAATGGCGAAGGCCCCAATATGACCACCACAGAACGGATGGCCGTAGCGGAATCATTTGTAAAAGCGGCACAGAAGAGATTGCTGATCTTCGTTCACGTAGGGCATAGTAGTATTGCAGAAGCAAGGGCATTGGCGGCACATGCACAGGAGATAGGAGCAGATGCTATTTCAGCGGTAGCAGCGTTTTATTTCAAGCCTGTTAATGTTCAAAACCTGTCAGATAGTATGGCAGAGATTGCATCCGCAGCGCCGCAATTACCTTTCTACTATTATCACATCCCGCATCTTACCGGTGTGGGCATGGATATGATCGAATTCCTGAAAATAGCAGGGCCTGTCATTCCTAACCTGGCAGGCATCAAATACACCGCCACTACCTTACATGAATACCAGGCCTGCCTGAACTTTGAGAACGGGAAGTTTGATATCCTGTACGGGCTGGATGAAATGTTATTGCCTGCATTGGCAATTGGTGCGCAGGGAGCTATCGGCAGCACATATACTTTTGCCGCACCACTTTACCTGCAAACAATAGCAGCATTCCGCAATGGAGATATTGCCAAAGCGCAGGTTTCGCATGCTTATATGGTAGAAGTGATCCGCATACTGGTGAAATATCCGCCCATACCCGGGCAAAAGGCGATCATGCATATGTTAGGCTGGAACCTTGGCCCATGCCGGCTTCCATTGACAACATTAGATGCGGCGGCGTATGATAAGTTCCATGAACAACTGTCTGCATTGTCTTTCTTTGAAAAGGCGCCCGCAAAGAAACTTAAAGAACTTAAATGA
- a CDS encoding acyl-CoA thioesterase yields the protein MARVKIDMPASYRFSTRIPVRIGDVNYGGHVGNDAIVSILHESRMQYLQAIGCTELKAYGTGLIMADLAVVYKGESFYGDQLTVAVAADEISSVGFDLFYRISMEKEGKTVLVAEAKTAMICYDYDNHKVSRVPDALKQQLI from the coding sequence ATGGCAAGAGTTAAGATAGATATGCCGGCATCTTACCGGTTTTCTACCCGGATCCCGGTACGCATTGGCGATGTCAATTATGGCGGGCATGTGGGTAACGATGCTATCGTGTCCATCCTCCATGAGTCCCGGATGCAATACCTCCAGGCTATTGGCTGCACGGAATTGAAAGCATACGGCACCGGGCTGATCATGGCAGACCTGGCCGTGGTATATAAAGGAGAATCCTTTTACGGTGATCAGCTGACTGTTGCGGTAGCAGCGGATGAGATCAGCAGCGTGGGCTTTGATCTGTTCTACCGGATCAGCATGGAAAAAGAAGGCAAAACAGTATTGGTGGCGGAAGCCAAAACCGCCATGATCTGTTACGATTACGATAACCATAAAGTGAGCAGGGTACCTGACGCTTTAAAACAACAATTAATTTAA
- a CDS encoding branched-chain amino acid aminotransferase, with protein MMVADYPTAKSTVMEEAKRKIKVTKTTKSRLSELDFSNLAFGKKYADHMLVADFDGKEWKNAEIIPFQNLSVSPSNAAWHYGQAIFEGIKAYNDQEGNPMIFRPYDNYARFNKSAERMGMPEVPEWLFVGGMAMLIDLDRGWVPSNEGCSLYLRPFMIAADEFIGVRPSDTYKFAIINSPSGPYFNKPIHLLVQDKYVRAFPGGVGYAKAAGNYGGAMYPTMQAKKQGYDQILWVDGFDYKYLQECGTMNVFVIIGNRAITPDLTNGTILAGVTRASVMDVLADMGFEVEERPISIEEVVTAWKEGTLREVFGTGTAASVAYVEQLDYKEHKISLDTTKYAVGAEVIERLDAIRTGKVEDVKGWNYRI; from the coding sequence ATGATGGTAGCAGACTATCCCACCGCTAAATCTACAGTAATGGAAGAGGCGAAACGGAAGATAAAGGTAACCAAAACAACAAAGAGCCGCTTAAGTGAATTGGATTTTTCTAACCTGGCTTTTGGCAAGAAATACGCGGACCACATGTTAGTGGCCGATTTTGACGGAAAAGAATGGAAGAACGCAGAGATCATCCCTTTTCAAAACCTGAGTGTAAGCCCCTCCAACGCCGCCTGGCACTATGGGCAGGCAATCTTTGAAGGGATCAAAGCATATAACGACCAGGAAGGCAATCCCATGATCTTCCGCCCGTACGATAACTATGCCCGTTTTAACAAGAGTGCTGAGCGTATGGGTATGCCCGAAGTACCTGAATGGCTTTTTGTGGGTGGTATGGCTATGCTGATCGACCTGGACAGGGGATGGGTGCCTTCCAATGAAGGATGTTCCCTTTACCTGCGTCCGTTCATGATCGCTGCAGATGAGTTCATCGGAGTGCGTCCTTCTGATACTTACAAGTTCGCTATCATCAATTCCCCTTCAGGGCCATATTTTAATAAACCTATTCACCTGCTGGTGCAGGATAAATATGTACGTGCTTTCCCCGGCGGGGTTGGTTATGCCAAAGCTGCCGGTAACTATGGAGGGGCCATGTACCCTACTATGCAGGCTAAAAAGCAGGGCTACGACCAGATCCTCTGGGTAGATGGCTTTGACTATAAATACCTGCAGGAATGTGGTACCATGAACGTATTTGTGATCATTGGCAACCGGGCCATCACGCCGGACCTCACCAACGGCACCATCCTGGCCGGCGTTACCCGCGCCAGTGTAATGGATGTGTTGGCGGATATGGGTTTTGAAGTGGAAGAACGCCCTATTTCCATTGAGGAAGTAGTAACCGCCTGGAAAGAGGGCACCCTCCGGGAAGTATTCGGCACAGGCACCGCTGCCAGCGTGGCCTATGTGGAACAGTTGGACTATAAGGAGCATAAGATCTCCCTGGATACCACTAAATACGCGGTAGGTGCAGAGGTGATCGAACGCCTGGATGCTATCCGTACAGGTAAAGTGGAAGATGTGAAAGGATGGAATTATAGGATCTAA
- the rpsG gene encoding 30S ribosomal protein S7, whose translation MRKQAAKKLPLAPDPRFQDKLVTRFVNNIMEQGKKSIAYKIFYDAVDRVSQATNENGYDVWRKALTNVTPAVEVRSRRIGGATFQIPAEVRADRKVSLSIKWLVRYAGERNGKSMAEKLANEIIAASKGEGAAFKKKEDTHRMAEANKAFSHFKV comes from the coding sequence ATGAGAAAGCAAGCTGCGAAAAAATTACCCCTGGCTCCGGATCCCAGGTTCCAGGATAAACTGGTAACTCGTTTTGTGAATAACATCATGGAACAAGGAAAAAAGAGCATTGCCTATAAAATATTCTACGACGCCGTTGACCGCGTTAGCCAAGCAACTAACGAAAATGGTTACGATGTTTGGAGAAAAGCATTAACTAACGTAACTCCTGCTGTTGAAGTTCGTAGCCGCCGTATCGGTGGTGCTACCTTCCAGATCCCTGCAGAGGTTCGTGCTGACAGAAAAGTGTCTTTGAGCATCAAATGGCTCGTGCGCTATGCTGGTGAAAGAAACGGTAAGAGCATGGCTGAGAAACTGGCTAATGAGATCATCGCTGCCAGCAAAGGTGAAGGCGCTGCATTCAAGAAGAAAGAAGATACACACCGTATGGCTGAAGCCAACAAGGCTTTCTCTCACTTCAAAGTGTAG
- a CDS encoding glycerol-3-phosphate dehydrogenase/oxidase, with protein sequence MNRIEQLKAMETAQEWDVIIIGGGATGLGAAVESTTRGYKTLLLEQSDFAKSTSSKATKLLHGGVRYLAQGDVALVREASVERGLLLKNAKHLAKNLSFIIPAYSWWEGIFYTIGLKMYDWMAGRLSLGRSIHISRKKTLEKLPGLRDNNLSAGILYHDGQFDDARLAVNLMQTIYEQGGIALNYMRVKGLGKNGNGQLSLVTIEDAETGREYKVKTKGIINATGVFVDDILEMDDPAVKRKIVASQGVHLVLDRSFLPGENALMIPKTSDGRVLFAVPWHNKIVVGTTDNPVNEISLDPVAMEKEISFILSTAGQYLQRAPTRADVKSVWAGLRPLAKPEKSEKTKEISRNHKIMVSASGLVTILGGKWTTYRRMGEDVIDKLEKVKQWPETTSVTRNLPIHGSAVKIDEKDPLYYYGADAVAIRNLSNGNEETLSESLSIIKAQVLWAVRTEMAHTVEDVLARRTRALFLDAEEAVRVAPKVAAIMATEMGKDKEWEEQQVRSFRDLAKTYQLQ encoded by the coding sequence ATGAATCGTATAGAACAACTGAAAGCGATGGAGACCGCGCAGGAGTGGGACGTGATCATTATCGGGGGTGGAGCTACCGGCCTTGGGGCCGCGGTGGAGTCTACAACAAGAGGATACAAAACACTGCTGTTAGAACAGTCGGATTTCGCTAAATCCACGTCCAGCAAAGCCACAAAATTACTTCATGGAGGTGTAAGATACCTCGCCCAGGGGGATGTAGCCCTGGTACGCGAAGCCAGCGTAGAGAGGGGCCTGTTATTGAAAAACGCCAAACACCTGGCCAAGAACCTCTCCTTTATCATTCCCGCCTATAGCTGGTGGGAAGGCATTTTTTACACGATCGGTCTGAAAATGTACGACTGGATGGCAGGGCGCCTCAGCCTGGGCCGTTCTATTCACATCTCCCGGAAAAAGACCCTGGAGAAACTCCCCGGTTTAAGAGATAACAACCTTTCTGCCGGTATCCTTTATCATGATGGTCAGTTTGATGATGCCCGCCTGGCGGTGAACCTGATGCAGACCATTTATGAACAAGGCGGTATTGCCCTGAACTATATGCGGGTGAAAGGATTGGGCAAGAACGGGAACGGCCAGCTTTCCCTGGTAACTATAGAAGATGCGGAAACCGGTCGTGAGTATAAAGTAAAAACAAAAGGTATCATTAACGCCACCGGCGTTTTTGTAGACGATATCCTTGAAATGGATGATCCTGCCGTAAAACGTAAGATCGTAGCCAGCCAGGGTGTTCACCTGGTGCTGGACCGTTCTTTCCTGCCCGGCGAGAATGCGCTCATGATCCCTAAGACCAGCGATGGACGTGTACTTTTTGCCGTACCCTGGCATAATAAGATAGTGGTGGGTACTACGGATAACCCGGTGAACGAAATCAGCCTGGACCCTGTGGCCATGGAAAAAGAGATCAGTTTCATCCTCTCCACTGCCGGCCAATACCTGCAGCGTGCCCCAACAAGGGCTGATGTGAAAAGTGTATGGGCTGGATTGAGGCCATTGGCTAAACCGGAGAAGAGTGAAAAAACAAAGGAGATCTCCCGCAACCACAAGATCATGGTTTCCGCTTCAGGGCTTGTTACCATCCTGGGTGGTAAATGGACCACCTACCGGCGTATGGGGGAAGATGTAATAGACAAACTGGAGAAGGTGAAACAATGGCCGGAGACCACTTCCGTGACCCGGAACTTACCCATTCACGGTTCTGCGGTAAAAATAGACGAAAAAGACCCGCTATATTATTATGGCGCTGATGCAGTTGCCATCAGGAACTTATCAAACGGAAACGAAGAAACCCTGAGCGAATCGCTGAGCATTATTAAAGCGCAGGTATTGTGGGCAGTGCGCACAGAAATGGCGCATACGGTAGAAGATGTACTGGCCCGCCGTACCCGCGCACTCTTCCTGGATGCGGAAGAAGCAGTACGTGTAGCACCTAAGGTAGCCGCTATTATGGCCACTGAAATGGGGAAAGACAAGGAATGGGAGGAACAGCAGGTACGTTCTTTCCGGGACCTGGCTAAAACGTACCAGCTGCAGTAA
- the rpsL gene encoding 30S ribosomal protein S12 — protein MPTIQQLVRKGREIIRAKSKSRALDACPQRRGVCTRVYTTTPKKPNSALRKVAKVRLTNKVEVIAYIPGEGHNLQEHSIVLIRGGRVKDLPGVRYHIVRGSLDTAGVKDRKQSRSKYGTKKEKAKK, from the coding sequence ATGCCTACAATACAGCAATTAGTAAGAAAAGGAAGAGAAATTATCAGGGCTAAGTCCAAGTCCAGAGCATTGGATGCTTGTCCTCAGCGCCGTGGCGTTTGTACCCGTGTGTACACTACCACTCCGAAGAAACCGAACTCTGCTTTGCGTAAAGTAGCTAAGGTGCGCTTGACAAACAAAGTAGAGGTGATCGCCTATATTCCGGGTGAAGGCCACAACTTGCAAGAGCACTCCATCGTTCTGATCCGTGGCGGAAGGGTAAAAGATCTACCAGGTGTACGTTATCATATCGTACGTGGTTCATTGGATACCGCTGGTGTGAAGGACAGGAAACAGAGCCGTTCCAAATATGGTACTAAGAAGGAAAAGGCTAAGAAATAA